In Sphingomonas sp. SORGH_AS_0950, the following are encoded in one genomic region:
- the ppdK gene encoding pyruvate, phosphate dikinase has protein sequence MTYVYRFGGGVSDGGKGDKNLLGGKGANLAEMASIGLPVPPGFTISTAMCTRYYEDGEQFPQELRDEVADGIAHIEAVTEKRFGDPENPLLVSVRSGARVSMPGMMDTVLNLGLNDQTVEGLAKKAGDERFAWDSYRRFIQMYADVVLELDHGAFEEALEIAKEDNGFTLDTEMSAADWKALVTTYKGLVEEQWGKPFPQDVQDQLWGAVGAVFGSWQSERAKVYRRLNDIPADWGTAVNVQAMVFGNMGDTSATGVAFTRDPSKGDRAYYGEFLINAQGEDVVAGIRTPQYLTRAAREEAKAKPASMEEAMPEVYAELAAVFDRLENHYRDMQDIEFTVEQAKLWMLQTRSGKRTAKAALKIAVDMANEGLITREEAIARVDPAALDQLLHPTLDPNAKRDVLTKGLPASPGAASGKVVFDADAAERAAAAGEAVILVRVETSPEDIHGMHAAKGILTARGGMTSHAAVVARGMGRPCVSGAGSLSIDNKAKLLRVGSREVREGDILTLDGSTGEVMVGAVATVQPELAGDFGTLMEWADQVRRLKVRANAETPLDCQTARDFGAEGVGLCRTEHMFFDAARITAVRQMILASDEKGRRVALDKLLPEQRADFTAIFEVMAGLPVTVRLLDPPLHEFLPQQEAEFAEVATAAGVDVDTLKRRASELHEFNPMLGHRGCRLGVTYPEIYEIQARAIFEAALDVAEKSGEAPIPEVMIPLVATRRELELMKAVVDKAAQAVFAERGKTVEYLVGTMIELPRAALKAGEIAEVGEFFSFGTNDLTQTTLGVSRDDAARFLGAYVEKGIYAKDPFVSLDVDGVGELVSLAAERGRATRPGIKLGICGEHGGDPASIAFCEQVGLDYVSASPYRVPIARLAAAQAALKAR, from the coding sequence ATGACCTATGTTTACCGCTTCGGCGGCGGCGTTTCGGACGGCGGTAAGGGGGACAAGAACCTGCTCGGCGGCAAGGGCGCGAACCTGGCCGAGATGGCGTCGATCGGCCTGCCGGTGCCGCCGGGCTTCACCATCTCGACCGCGATGTGCACCCGCTATTACGAGGATGGCGAGCAGTTTCCGCAGGAGCTGCGCGACGAGGTGGCCGATGGCATCGCGCATATCGAGGCGGTGACGGAAAAGCGCTTCGGCGATCCCGAAAACCCGCTGCTCGTCTCGGTCCGCTCGGGCGCGCGGGTGTCGATGCCGGGCATGATGGACACGGTGCTGAACCTCGGCCTCAACGACCAGACCGTCGAGGGGCTGGCGAAGAAGGCGGGCGACGAGCGTTTCGCCTGGGACAGCTATCGCCGCTTCATCCAGATGTATGCCGATGTGGTGCTGGAGCTGGATCACGGCGCGTTCGAGGAAGCGCTGGAGATCGCCAAGGAGGATAATGGCTTTACCCTCGACACCGAGATGTCGGCCGCGGACTGGAAGGCGCTGGTCACGACCTATAAGGGGCTGGTCGAGGAGCAGTGGGGCAAGCCCTTCCCGCAGGACGTGCAGGACCAGCTCTGGGGCGCGGTCGGCGCGGTGTTCGGGTCGTGGCAGTCGGAACGCGCGAAGGTCTATCGCCGCCTGAACGACATTCCTGCCGACTGGGGCACCGCCGTCAATGTGCAGGCGATGGTGTTCGGCAATATGGGCGACACCTCGGCGACGGGCGTGGCGTTCACGCGAGACCCTTCCAAGGGCGACCGAGCCTATTATGGCGAGTTCCTGATCAACGCGCAGGGCGAGGATGTGGTCGCGGGCATCCGCACGCCGCAGTACCTGACCAGGGCCGCGCGCGAGGAGGCGAAGGCCAAGCCCGCCTCGATGGAAGAGGCGATGCCCGAGGTGTATGCGGAGCTGGCCGCCGTCTTCGACCGGCTGGAAAACCATTACCGCGACATGCAGGACATCGAGTTCACGGTCGAACAGGCCAAGCTCTGGATGCTCCAGACCCGCTCGGGCAAGCGCACCGCCAAGGCGGCGCTGAAGATCGCGGTCGACATGGCGAATGAGGGCCTCATCACCCGCGAGGAAGCGATCGCGCGGGTCGATCCGGCGGCGCTCGACCAGCTGCTCCACCCGACGCTCGACCCGAATGCCAAGCGCGACGTGCTGACCAAGGGCCTGCCCGCTTCGCCGGGTGCGGCCTCGGGCAAGGTGGTGTTCGACGCCGATGCCGCCGAGCGCGCGGCGGCGGCGGGCGAGGCGGTGATCCTGGTCCGCGTCGAAACCAGCCCGGAAGACATCCACGGCATGCATGCGGCTAAGGGCATCCTGACCGCGCGCGGCGGCATGACCAGCCATGCGGCGGTCGTGGCGCGCGGCATGGGTCGTCCTTGCGTCTCGGGCGCGGGTAGCCTGTCGATCGACAACAAGGCGAAGCTGCTACGCGTGGGTTCGCGCGAGGTGCGCGAGGGCGACATCCTGACGCTCGACGGTTCGACCGGCGAGGTGATGGTCGGCGCGGTGGCGACCGTCCAGCCCGAGCTGGCGGGCGATTTCGGCACGCTGATGGAATGGGCCGATCAGGTTCGCCGCCTGAAGGTCCGCGCCAATGCGGAAACCCCGCTCGACTGCCAGACCGCGCGCGATTTCGGCGCGGAGGGCGTCGGCCTGTGCCGGACCGAGCATATGTTCTTCGACGCCGCGCGGATCACGGCGGTGCGCCAGATGATCCTGGCCTCGGACGAAAAGGGCCGCCGCGTCGCGCTCGACAAGCTGCTGCCCGAACAGCGCGCCGACTTCACCGCGATCTTCGAGGTGATGGCGGGCCTGCCGGTGACGGTGCGGTTGCTCGACCCGCCGCTGCACGAATTCCTGCCGCAGCAGGAGGCCGAATTCGCCGAGGTTGCGACGGCGGCGGGCGTGGATGTGGATACGCTGAAGCGCCGGGCGAGCGAACTGCACGAGTTCAACCCGATGCTCGGCCATCGCGGTTGCCGCCTGGGCGTGACCTATCCGGAGATTTACGAGATCCAGGCGCGGGCGATCTTCGAGGCGGCGCTGGACGTCGCGGAGAAGTCGGGTGAAGCCCCGATCCCCGAGGTCATGATCCCGCTGGTCGCCACGCGGCGCGAGCTGGAGCTGATGAAGGCAGTGGTCGACAAGGCCGCGCAGGCCGTGTTCGCCGAGCGGGGCAAGACGGTCGAATATCTGGTCGGCACCATGATCGAGCTGCCGCGCGCCGCGCTGAAGGCCGGGGAAATCGCCGAGGTGGGCGAGTTCTTCTCCTTCGGCACCAACGACCTGACCCAGACGACGCTGGGCGTCAGCCGCGACGATGCGGCGCGCTTCCTGGGCGCCTATGTCGAGAAGGGCATCTACGCCAAGGATCCGTTCGTCAGCCTGGATGTCGATGGCGTCGGCGAACTGGTCAGCCTGGCCGCCGAGCGCGGCCGCGCGACGCGCCCCGGCATCAAGCTGGGCATCTGCGGCGAGCATGGCGGCGATCCGGCGTCGATCGCTTTCTGCGAGCAGGTCGGGTTGGATTATGTCTCGGCCAGCCCGTACCGGGTTCCGATCGCCCGGCTCGCGGCGGCGCAGGCGGCGTTGAAGGCGCGGTAA
- a CDS encoding type II secretion system F family protein — translation MRSPAPSSATGPFGLDAASTATLLWGVCILALLFVGYLLIGSRDPMKARVRTLNARREQLKAGTAAPPPSRARLIDRDTMLNRMHAILDSLKMLQDEQVRAVQTKLLQAGIRSKEMAVAVIFGRLALPIVLGGLIALWVYGTDGFATWSPFSRNILVAGTLLLAYKAPDLALKNQITKRSQAIRKGLPDALDLLVICAEAGLTIDAAFMRVARELRRAYPELGDEFQLTSVELGFLTDRRQALENLAMRVDLDSVRGVVTTMIQTEKYGTPLASALRVLSAEFRNERMMRAEEKAARLPAIMTVPLILFILPTLFVVILGPAACSIKDTLVTGQ, via the coding sequence ATGCGCAGCCCCGCCCCCTCTTCCGCGACCGGCCCGTTCGGCCTCGACGCCGCCTCCACCGCCACGCTGCTATGGGGCGTCTGCATCCTGGCGCTGCTGTTCGTCGGCTATCTGCTGATCGGCAGCCGCGATCCGATGAAGGCGCGGGTGCGCACCCTCAACGCGCGCCGCGAACAGCTCAAGGCCGGGACCGCTGCCCCGCCCCCGTCACGCGCGCGGCTGATCGACCGCGACACGATGCTGAACCGGATGCATGCCATCCTCGATTCGCTGAAGATGTTGCAGGACGAACAGGTCCGCGCGGTCCAGACCAAGCTGCTCCAGGCGGGTATCCGGTCCAAGGAGATGGCGGTCGCGGTGATCTTCGGCCGCCTCGCGCTGCCGATCGTGCTGGGCGGGCTGATCGCCTTGTGGGTGTACGGCACCGACGGTTTCGCCACCTGGAGCCCGTTCAGCCGCAACATCCTGGTCGCAGGCACGCTGCTGCTGGCGTACAAGGCCCCCGATCTGGCGTTGAAGAACCAGATCACCAAGCGCAGCCAGGCGATCCGCAAAGGCCTGCCCGATGCGCTCGACCTGCTGGTCATCTGCGCCGAAGCCGGGTTGACCATCGACGCAGCCTTCATGCGCGTGGCGCGCGAATTGCGCCGCGCCTATCCCGAGCTGGGCGACGAGTTCCAGCTGACCTCGGTCGAGCTGGGTTTCCTGACCGACCGGCGCCAGGCGCTGGAGAATCTGGCGATGCGCGTCGATCTCGATTCGGTGCGCGGGGTCGTCACGACGATGATCCAGACCGAGAAATACGGCACCCCGCTCGCCAGTGCGCTGCGCGTCCTGTCGGCCGAGTTCCGCAACGAACGCATGATGCGCGCCGAGGAAAAGGCCGCGCGCCTGCCCGCGATCATGACGGTGCCGCTGATCCTGTTCATCCTGCCGACGCTGTTCGTGGTGATCCTGGGCCCCGCCGCCTGCTCGATCAAGGATACGCTCGTCACCGGCCAGTAA
- a CDS encoding type II secretion system F family protein, translated as MSILATLILAIGVFATLMLVMAALSAPSTPRAQSRRLAGLRTRVALDLDKPAVATASRGIAFATDTRMDKAFGRLLPNPAKLARRLDRAGRGWTLGQYGLGCAAVALVTLMLGLMIGLSFVLALLLGIGIGLWLPHVFLSMTIGRRIAKFTARFPDAIELLVRGLRSGLPIAETMAVVGQEVPGPVGEEFRAVYDRMRIGRTMDAALQDVADRLETPEFQFFVIAIAIQRETGGNLAETLSNLADVLRKRAQMKLKIKAMSSESKASAYIIGVLPFAVFAMIWMINQPYMARFFIDPRLMLVGGVGILWMGLGAFIMSRMINFEI; from the coding sequence GTGAGCATCCTGGCGACCCTGATCCTGGCGATCGGCGTCTTCGCGACGCTGATGCTGGTGATGGCCGCATTGTCGGCCCCGTCGACGCCGCGCGCGCAGTCGCGGCGGCTGGCGGGCCTGCGCACGCGGGTCGCGCTCGATCTCGACAAGCCCGCCGTGGCGACCGCGTCGCGCGGGATCGCGTTCGCCACCGATACCCGCATGGACAAGGCGTTCGGCCGGTTGCTGCCCAACCCGGCGAAGCTGGCCAGGCGGCTGGACCGGGCGGGGCGCGGCTGGACGTTGGGCCAATATGGCCTGGGCTGCGCCGCCGTCGCGCTCGTCACGCTGATGCTGGGCCTGATGATCGGGCTGTCCTTCGTCCTGGCGCTGCTGCTCGGGATTGGGATCGGGCTGTGGTTGCCGCATGTCTTCCTGTCGATGACGATCGGCCGCCGGATCGCGAAGTTCACCGCCCGCTTTCCCGACGCGATCGAGCTGCTGGTCCGCGGGCTGCGCTCGGGCCTGCCCATCGCCGAGACGATGGCGGTCGTCGGCCAGGAGGTGCCCGGCCCGGTCGGCGAGGAGTTCCGCGCGGTCTATGACCGGATGAGGATCGGCCGGACGATGGATGCCGCGCTCCAGGACGTCGCCGACCGGCTGGAGACGCCCGAATTCCAGTTCTTCGTCATCGCCATCGCCATTCAGCGCGAAACCGGCGGCAACCTGGCCGAGACGCTGTCCAACTTGGCCGATGTGCTGCGCAAGCGTGCGCAGATGAAGCTGAAGATCAAGGCGATGTCGTCCGAATCCAAGGCGTCGGCCTATATCATCGGCGTCCTGCCCTTTGCCGTGTTCGCCATGATCTGGATGATCAACCAGCCCTATATGGCGCGCTTCTTCATCGATCCGCGCCTGATGCTGGTCGGCGGCGTCGGCATCCTGTGGATGGGGCTGGGCGCGTTCATCATGTCCCGCATGATCAATTTCGAGATCTGA
- a CDS encoding pilus assembly protein CpaE translates to MNAPWNPQRALKRDPFQAYVCDDWAAEAIRPIADEQGWSPDKVFKTGMRGAIQSLAVSASPQILLVDLSDTDDAVGEINNLAEVCEPGTIVIAIGQVNDVRLYRTLMNSGIHDYLLKPLSADQLRDTLEQARAILHAPRPADQTPERAHCGVAVIGVRGGIGASTIATSLGWLMAERLGRSTALLDLDVHFGTAALSLDLEPGRGLVDAIDNPSRIDGLFLERAMVKASERLAILSAEAPISAPILTDGIAFAQLQEEMRLTFETTLVDLPRDMALQQPMLLNTAQTVVLVTELTLAAARDTIRMLAWLKLNAPQAAVLLVANRVQPAALCEIAQSDFEGSIERPVDVLIPYDQKLVVQAAKLGKPIAELGKSSRTVAPMIAMVQRICASTEDGAAAPARRGLFDRFDFKALLSKRAGTA, encoded by the coding sequence GTGAACGCCCCCTGGAATCCCCAACGCGCGCTGAAGCGCGACCCGTTCCAGGCCTATGTCTGCGACGACTGGGCGGCCGAGGCGATCCGCCCGATCGCCGACGAACAGGGATGGTCGCCGGACAAGGTCTTCAAGACCGGCATGCGCGGTGCGATCCAGTCGCTGGCGGTGTCGGCCAGCCCGCAGATCCTGCTGGTCGACCTGAGCGACACCGACGATGCGGTGGGGGAGATCAACAATCTGGCCGAGGTGTGCGAACCCGGCACGATCGTCATCGCGATCGGGCAGGTCAACGACGTGCGCCTGTATCGCACGCTGATGAACAGCGGCATCCATGATTATCTGCTCAAGCCGCTGAGCGCCGATCAGCTTCGCGACACGCTCGAACAGGCGCGTGCGATCCTGCACGCCCCCCGCCCCGCCGACCAGACGCCCGAGCGGGCGCATTGCGGCGTCGCGGTGATCGGCGTGCGCGGCGGCATCGGCGCCTCGACCATCGCCACCTCGCTCGGCTGGCTGATGGCGGAGCGGCTGGGGCGTTCGACCGCGCTGCTCGACCTGGACGTGCATTTCGGCACCGCCGCGCTCTCGCTCGACCTGGAGCCGGGACGCGGACTGGTCGACGCGATCGACAATCCCAGCCGGATCGACGGGCTGTTCCTGGAACGCGCCATGGTCAAGGCGTCGGAGCGGCTGGCCATCCTGTCCGCCGAGGCGCCGATCAGCGCGCCGATCCTGACCGACGGCATCGCCTTCGCCCAGTTGCAGGAGGAGATGCGGCTGACCTTCGAGACGACGCTGGTCGACCTGCCGCGCGACATGGCCCTGCAACAGCCGATGCTGCTGAACACCGCCCAGACCGTGGTGCTGGTGACCGAACTCACCTTGGCCGCCGCGCGCGACACGATCCGCATGCTCGCCTGGCTGAAGCTCAACGCGCCGCAGGCCGCCGTCCTGCTCGTCGCCAACCGGGTCCAGCCCGCCGCGCTCTGCGAGATCGCGCAAAGCGATTTCGAGGGGTCGATCGAGCGCCCCGTCGATGTCCTCATCCCCTATGACCAGAAACTGGTCGTGCAGGCCGCCAAGCTGGGCAAGCCGATCGCCGAACTGGGCAAGTCCTCGCGCACCGTCGCGCCGATGATCGCCATGGTCCAGCGCATCTGCGCCTCCACGGAGGACGGCGCCGCCGCCCCGGCGCGGCGCGGGCTGTTCGACCGGTTCGACTTCAAGGCGCTGCTGTCGAAGCGCGCCGGGACGGCCTGA
- a CDS encoding CpaD family pilus assembly lipoprotein produces the protein MRRAPLCLTSLGLLLSACNAGGQHGLETAHQPVVSQTDYALDLAVSRGQLATDEDHRLDGWARNLRLGYGDRVTVEDPAGEAPGAYRQVAAVIGAYGLLLGPSSPIAQSPVAPATIRVIVTRARATVPGCPDWRSDLAPDWSGDTSSNHGCAINRNLAAMVADPRELVRGTDGPATADPRSATRAIVAMRRAGTTGTGGTTLRDPNATASSGPAPTSSGEPQ, from the coding sequence ATGCGCCGCGCCCCGCTTTGCCTGACGTCCCTCGGCCTGCTGCTGTCCGCCTGTAACGCCGGCGGCCAGCACGGGCTGGAAACCGCGCATCAGCCGGTCGTGTCGCAGACCGACTATGCGCTCGACCTCGCCGTGTCGCGCGGGCAACTGGCGACCGACGAGGATCACCGCCTCGACGGCTGGGCGCGCAACCTGCGGCTGGGTTATGGCGACCGCGTGACTGTCGAGGACCCGGCGGGCGAGGCCCCCGGCGCCTATCGCCAGGTCGCGGCGGTGATCGGCGCCTATGGCCTGCTGCTCGGCCCGTCCTCGCCCATCGCGCAGAGCCCGGTCGCGCCCGCGACGATCCGCGTGATCGTGACCCGCGCCCGCGCGACGGTGCCCGGCTGCCCCGACTGGCGCAGCGATCTGGCCCCCGACTGGAGCGGCGACACCTCGTCCAACCATGGCTGCGCGATCAACCGTAATCTGGCGGCGATGGTCGCCGATCCTCGGGAACTGGTCCGCGGCACCGACGGCCCCGCCACCGCCGACCCGCGCTCCGCCACCCGCGCGATCGTCGCGATGCGGCGGGCGGGCACAACGGGCACGGGCGGCACCACGCTGCGCGATCCCAACGCGACCGCAAGCAGCGGCCCCGCGCCGACCAGCAGCGGAGAGCCCCAGTGA
- a CDS encoding type II and III secretion system protein family protein, which produces MASRSILAGSARAAAHMLILSPLLLAPAPSAAADPEGSTVVSDGSGAMEINTGRARLITLRRPMTDLFVADDSIADVQVRSPTQLYIYGKKPGETTISATGRGGAVVYSATVRVGNNTDSIGRMLRLAMPEAKIAATPINGMILLTGTVASPDDVAEAERLVQAYVGKDTRIISRLKTATPLQVNLQVRIAEVSRSFVKTIGVNLLSRDNSGGFLFGVASGRNAGTISDVTDPTTGQIIGTRYGFTSGDARTSVGLAGRVLGMNLLAAIDLGETLGQVSTLANPNLTALSGETATFLAGGEIPIPLTSGFGAVSVDYKQYGVSLSYTPTVLSDCRISLRVRPEVSQISSVGSVRINGTSIPALSTRRAETTLELGSGQSMMIGGLLSNTHDNSIEKAPWLGDLPLIGSLFRSNAFKRNETELVIIITPYLVKPVDSPSDIALPTDGQRPPNDAERVLLGRVAAGSGEPRPVPTMAPPVQGRPVSGAAAPVGAAPAARPGKAVPMPGFSE; this is translated from the coding sequence ATGGCGTCCCGGTCCATCCTGGCGGGCTCGGCACGCGCCGCCGCCCATATGCTGATCCTCTCGCCGCTGCTCCTCGCCCCCGCGCCATCCGCCGCCGCCGATCCGGAAGGCTCCACGGTCGTCAGCGACGGGTCGGGCGCGATGGAGATCAACACCGGGCGGGCGCGCCTCATCACCCTGCGCCGTCCGATGACCGATCTGTTCGTCGCCGACGACAGCATCGCCGACGTCCAGGTCCGCTCGCCCACCCAGCTCTATATCTATGGCAAGAAGCCGGGCGAAACGACCATCTCGGCCACCGGGCGCGGCGGGGCGGTCGTCTATTCGGCGACGGTGCGGGTCGGCAACAACACCGATTCGATCGGCCGGATGCTGCGGCTGGCCATGCCGGAGGCCAAGATCGCCGCCACGCCGATCAACGGCATGATCCTGCTGACCGGCACCGTCGCCTCCCCCGACGATGTCGCCGAGGCGGAGCGGCTGGTCCAGGCCTATGTCGGCAAGGACACCCGGATCATCAGCCGGCTGAAGACCGCGACCCCGCTTCAGGTGAACCTCCAGGTCCGCATCGCCGAGGTCAGTCGCAGCTTCGTCAAGACGATCGGCGTCAACCTGCTGAGCCGCGACAATAGCGGCGGCTTCCTGTTCGGCGTCGCGTCGGGCCGCAATGCCGGGACGATCAGCGACGTCACCGATCCGACCACGGGGCAGATCATCGGCACCCGCTATGGCTTCACCTCGGGCGACGCGCGGACGTCGGTGGGGCTGGCCGGACGGGTGCTGGGGATGAACCTGCTCGCCGCGATCGATCTGGGCGAGACGCTGGGCCAGGTCTCGACGCTGGCCAATCCCAACCTGACCGCGCTGTCGGGCGAGACCGCGACCTTCCTGGCGGGGGGCGAGATCCCCATTCCGCTGACCAGCGGCTTCGGCGCGGTGTCGGTCGACTATAAGCAATATGGCGTCAGCCTGTCCTACACGCCGACGGTGCTGTCCGACTGCCGGATCTCGCTGCGCGTCCGGCCCGAAGTCTCGCAAATCTCGTCGGTCGGGTCGGTCCGGATCAACGGCACCTCGATCCCCGCTCTGTCCACCCGCCGCGCCGAGACGACGCTGGAGCTGGGGTCGGGGCAGAGCATGATGATCGGCGGGCTGTTGTCCAACACCCATGACAACAGCATCGAAAAGGCGCCGTGGCTGGGCGACCTGCCGCTGATCGGCTCGCTGTTCCGGTCCAACGCGTTCAAGCGCAACGAGACCGAGCTGGTCATCATCATCACCCCCTATCTGGTCAAGCCGGTCGATTCCCCCTCGGACATCGCCCTGCCGACGGACGGCCAGCGCCCGCCCAACGATGCCGAGCGCGTCCTGCTGGGACGGGTCGCCGCCGGGTCCGGAGAGCCGCGTCCCGTCCCCACCATGGCCCCGCCGGTCCAGGGTCGCCCCGTATCCGGCGCCGCCGCGCCGGTCGGAGCCGCGCCCGCCGCCCGGCCCGGCAAGGCCGTTCCCATGCCGGGCTTTTCCGAATGA
- the cpaB gene encoding Flp pilus assembly protein CpaB, whose protein sequence is MDSRKLLLVLGALVVAGMTALFARTITSGSSAPQAAAAVIVAPAESGPEVLVATRTLPVGTIIDPTALKFQPWPKDMVQGAYYVKGQADPTKLQGTVLRYAITAGQPLTQGSVVPPGDRGFLAAALTPGMRAVTVPVSAQTAVAGFVFPGDRIDMVLTQDVAGGGDGPPLKVSETIMRNVRVLATDQSTDHQAGSDGKTAVHPFTTVTVETTPKMAEQLAVAQTVGTLSLSLRALADQPDRSAGASQPMIDRASYVTGGDVSRYQRRTVPGRQANAGPDHGTIPMPGGAMPVAGSAGAGAITGMGAPVREGGVQVTRGHGSGDSGPSTAGRMN, encoded by the coding sequence ATGGACAGTCGCAAATTGTTACTGGTGTTGGGCGCGTTGGTGGTCGCGGGGATGACCGCGCTGTTCGCCCGGACCATCACGTCGGGCAGCAGCGCGCCGCAGGCCGCCGCCGCCGTCATCGTCGCGCCCGCCGAATCGGGCCCCGAGGTGCTGGTCGCGACCCGCACCCTGCCGGTCGGCACGATCATCGACCCGACCGCGCTGAAATTCCAGCCCTGGCCCAAGGACATGGTCCAGGGTGCCTATTATGTGAAGGGCCAGGCCGATCCCACCAAGCTGCAGGGCACGGTGCTGCGCTATGCGATCACCGCCGGGCAGCCGCTGACCCAGGGGTCGGTGGTGCCGCCGGGCGACCGTGGCTTCCTGGCTGCGGCACTCACGCCGGGCATGCGCGCGGTGACGGTGCCGGTATCGGCGCAGACGGCGGTGGCGGGCTTCGTCTTTCCCGGCGACCGCATCGACATGGTGCTGACCCAGGATGTCGCGGGCGGCGGCGACGGCCCCCCGCTGAAGGTGTCGGAGACGATCATGCGCAACGTCCGCGTGCTCGCCACCGACCAGAGCACCGACCATCAGGCGGGCTCGGACGGCAAGACGGCGGTCCACCCCTTCACCACCGTCACCGTCGAGACGACGCCGAAAATGGCCGAACAGCTCGCCGTGGCGCAGACGGTCGGCACGCTGTCGCTGTCGCTGCGCGCACTGGCCGACCAGCCCGACCGAAGCGCAGGCGCGAGCCAGCCGATGATCGACCGCGCCTCCTATGTCACCGGCGGCGACGTGTCGCGCTATCAGCGCCGGACGGTGCCCGGACGCCAGGCCAATGCCGGGCCCGATCACGGCACGATCCCGATGCCCGGCGGCGCGATGCCCGTGGCGGGCAGCGCGGGTGCGGGCGCGATCACGGGCATGGGCGCCCCGGTTCGCGAAGGCGGCGTGCAGGTCACGCGCGGCCATGGTTCGGGCGATTCGGGTCCGTCCACAGCTGGAAGGATGAATTGA
- a CDS encoding prepilin peptidase, producing the protein MEWTIVRIALIGALTLLLVAAGIEDARTREIADRKNAAIALLAPLWWWASGLSVWPDIVVQLAVAGLVFLLFAQAFRVGMMGGGDVKMIAALALWLPLQPLFRMLLIMSIAGGVVTFAMILDHRLRRRRQGAGRRGRSRFPMAWRSRWRG; encoded by the coding sequence ATGGAATGGACCATTGTCCGTATCGCGCTGATCGGTGCGCTGACCCTGTTGCTGGTGGCGGCGGGGATCGAGGATGCGCGCACTCGCGAGATCGCCGACCGCAAGAACGCCGCCATCGCGCTGCTCGCGCCGCTCTGGTGGTGGGCGTCGGGACTGTCGGTCTGGCCCGATATCGTGGTGCAGCTGGCGGTCGCGGGCCTGGTCTTCCTGCTGTTCGCGCAGGCGTTTCGGGTCGGCATGATGGGCGGCGGCGACGTGAAGATGATCGCCGCGCTGGCGCTATGGCTGCCGCTGCAACCGCTGTTCCGGATGCTGCTGATCATGTCGATCGCGGGCGGCGTGGTGACCTTCGCCATGATTCTCGACCATCGGTTGCGGCGTCGGCGCCAGGGCGCGGGGCGGCGCGGCCGATCGAGGTTCCCTATGGCGTGGCGATCGCGGTGGCGGGGCTGA
- a CDS encoding alpha/beta fold hydrolase, producing the protein MTDAFALRRSFPADAQLSHWTAPDGWAHRRFDWVAARPVGRLLFQTGRADMIEKYLEVFAHLVSRGWSVTAFDWRGQGGSGRLLADRHVGHGADFSVYVADLHSFWRQWRGEDGARLRHVLLGHSMGGHLALRASVEGAVDPDALVLVSPMLGLRLPTGALLGAILIRAMAALGRGERAIWRADDGAGRHTRQRNLTHDVTRYEDEAFWYARMPELALGPPSWGWLAEASRSIRGLSRDPRLDRLGLPTLMLIAEADRLVDSRVAARVAARIGARTVRFGDEAAHELLREADPVRLRALEAIDAFLAGVAA; encoded by the coding sequence ATGACCGACGCCTTTGCCCTTCGCCGATCCTTCCCCGCGGATGCGCAGCTGTCGCACTGGACCGCGCCCGACGGCTGGGCGCATCGCCGGTTCGACTGGGTGGCGGCGCGGCCGGTCGGCCGGTTGCTGTTCCAGACGGGACGCGCCGACATGATCGAGAAATATCTGGAGGTCTTCGCGCATCTGGTGTCACGCGGCTGGAGCGTCACCGCGTTCGACTGGCGCGGGCAGGGGGGATCGGGACGCCTGCTCGCCGACCGGCATGTCGGGCATGGCGCCGATTTCTCGGTCTATGTCGCGGACCTGCACAGCTTCTGGCGGCAATGGCGGGGCGAGGACGGCGCGAGGCTTCGCCATGTCCTGCTCGGCCATTCGATGGGCGGGCATCTGGCGTTGCGCGCCTCGGTCGAGGGGGCGGTCGATCCCGATGCCCTGGTGCTGGTCTCGCCGATGCTGGGGCTTCGCCTGCCGACCGGCGCGCTGCTGGGGGCGATCCTTATCCGTGCGATGGCGGCGCTCGGCCGGGGCGAGCGTGCGATCTGGCGCGCCGATGACGGGGCGGGCCGCCATACCCGCCAGCGCAACCTGACCCATGACGTCACGCGTTACGAGGACGAGGCCTTTTGGTACGCGCGGATGCCCGAGCTGGCGCTGGGGCCGCCGAGCTGGGGATGGCTGGCGGAGGCATCGCGCTCGATCCGGGGGCTGTCGCGCGATCCCCGGCTCGACCGGCTGGGCCTGCCGACGCTGATGCTGATCGCCGAGGCCGACCGGCTGGTCGATTCGCGCGTCGCGGCGCGGGTCGCCGCCCGGATCGGTGCGCGCACGGTCCGCTTCGGCGACGAGGCGGCGCATGAGCTGCTGCGCGAGGCGGACCCGGTGCGGCTGCGCGCGCTGGAGGCGATCGATGCGTTCCTGGCCGGGGTCGCCGCATGA